The Deltaproteobacteria bacterium genome window below encodes:
- a CDS encoding SDR family oxidoreductase has product MLRFMVTGGAGFIGSNLSEMLLVKGHSVTVFDNLATGREENLSGIISRIDFIRGDIRDKEALEAAMKGMDYVIHLAALGSVPRSIEDPATTHEVNATGTLNVLNAARSAEVKRVVCASSSSVYGDTAVLPKEEQMTPSPLSPYAVSKITGEYYCKAFHRVYGLETVSLRYFNVYGRRQDPNSQYAAVIPRFVDAMLRGKSPVIYGDGEQSRDFTFVDDCNQANIKACFASGCEGMHFNVGYGSKVSINDLFGKIRDSLGSKVEPAYAPPRKGDVRDSLAAISRAKELLGYEPENGIDEGIRKTVRWYLESYGKLAG; this is encoded by the coding sequence ATGCTCAGGTTCATGGTAACTGGCGGTGCGGGCTTCATAGGCTCGAACCTATCGGAGATGCTCCTCGTGAAGGGCCACTCCGTAACCGTTTTCGACAATCTCGCGACCGGCAGGGAGGAAAACCTATCCGGCATAATCAGCCGGATAGATTTCATACGGGGGGACATACGCGACAAGGAGGCGCTTGAGGCCGCCATGAAGGGGATGGATTACGTAATCCATCTTGCGGCCCTCGGCTCAGTGCCCCGGTCGATAGAGGACCCGGCCACCACTCACGAGGTGAACGCCACGGGGACGCTCAACGTCCTTAACGCCGCGAGGTCGGCGGAGGTCAAACGGGTCGTATGCGCCTCTTCCTCCTCTGTTTACGGCGACACCGCCGTGCTCCCGAAAGAGGAACAGATGACCCCCTCGCCTCTTTCGCCATATGCCGTCTCGAAGATAACCGGGGAGTACTACTGCAAGGCCTTCCACAGGGTGTACGGGCTCGAGACCGTGTCCCTGAGGTATTTTAACGTGTACGGCAGGAGGCAGGACCCGAATTCGCAGTACGCCGCCGTTATACCGAGGTTTGTTGACGCAATGCTCCGCGGGAAGAGCCCGGTAATCTACGGCGACGGCGAGCAATCAAGGGACTTCACATTCGTGGACGACTGCAACCAGGCCAACATAAAAGCCTGCTTCGCCAGTGGCTGCGAGGGCATGCATTTCAACGTGGGTTACGGGAGCAAGGTGAGCATAAACGACCTCTTCGGGAAGATACGCGACTCTCTCGGCTCAAAGGTCGAGCCCGCTTACGCTCCGCCCAGGAAGGGAGACGTAAGGGACTCCCTTGCCGCTATTTCAAGAGCAAAAGAGCTTCTCGGATATGAGCCGGAAAACGGCATAGACGAAGGCATCAGGAAGACGGTCCGGTGGTACCTTGAGAGCTACGGAAAGCTTGCGGGTTGA
- a CDS encoding nucleotide sugar dehydrogenase, which yields MSRNFTNLAGLIKERKARIGIIGLGYVGLPIVLRFCDVGYRVTGFDVDPEKVRLLRKGKSYIKHIPSGLISRLVKGRNPAFGATCDMSELARMDAVIICVPTPLSDKREPDLSYVESTGAEIAKYLRPGQLVSLESTTYPGTTSELLLPMLEAGGLRAGKDFFLVFSPEREDPGRVDFTIKTTPKIVGGITAKCSELGSALYSRIVDRVVPVSSTQVAEMTKLLENIYRSVNIAMVNELKMLCHRMGINIWEVIEASKTKPFGFQAFYPGPGLGGHCIPIDPFYLTWKAREYDFSTRFIELAGEINSNMPYYVVTRVMEALNERGKSLKGAKLLVLGIAYKKDVDDLRESPSLELIRILKEKGAEVGYNDPYLPLAVSHRRHFKMRSTPLTEANIGKYDCVLIATDHSCYDYRWIAKNSRLVVDTRNATAGLKRRNIVKA from the coding sequence ATGTCGCGAAATTTCACGAATCTCGCAGGCTTGATAAAGGAACGGAAGGCCCGCATAGGAATAATCGGGCTCGGCTATGTGGGGCTCCCCATAGTGCTCCGCTTCTGCGATGTGGGGTACAGGGTCACAGGGTTCGACGTCGACCCTGAAAAGGTCCGCCTCTTAAGAAAAGGCAAGTCTTATATAAAACACATCCCTTCGGGCCTCATATCGAGGCTGGTGAAGGGCAGAAATCCCGCCTTCGGGGCTACGTGCGACATGTCGGAGCTTGCCAGGATGGATGCGGTCATTATATGCGTGCCCACCCCGCTCTCGGACAAGCGCGAGCCCGACCTCTCTTATGTCGAGTCCACGGGCGCCGAGATAGCGAAATATCTCAGGCCGGGCCAGCTCGTCTCTCTCGAATCGACCACCTATCCGGGGACGACCAGCGAGCTCCTCCTTCCCATGCTCGAGGCGGGCGGGCTAAGAGCAGGCAAGGATTTTTTCCTCGTCTTCTCCCCCGAAAGGGAAGACCCCGGCCGGGTGGACTTCACCATAAAGACCACCCCGAAGATCGTCGGCGGGATAACCGCGAAATGCTCCGAGCTCGGCTCTGCCCTGTATTCCAGGATAGTCGATAGAGTTGTGCCCGTCTCCTCCACCCAGGTCGCGGAGATGACCAAGCTCCTCGAGAACATCTACAGGAGCGTCAATATAGCTATGGTGAACGAATTGAAGATGCTCTGTCACAGGATGGGCATCAATATCTGGGAGGTCATCGAGGCGTCCAAGACGAAGCCCTTCGGCTTCCAGGCTTTTTACCCCGGCCCGGGCCTGGGCGGGCACTGCATACCCATAGACCCGTTCTATCTCACCTGGAAGGCCAGGGAGTATGACTTCTCGACCCGGTTCATAGAGCTTGCCGGGGAGATTAACTCCAATATGCCCTATTATGTAGTCACCAGGGTCATGGAGGCGCTTAACGAGCGTGGCAAGAGCCTCAAGGGCGCGAAACTCCTGGTCCTCGGCATCGCATATAAAAAGGATGTGGACGATCTGAGGGAGTCGCCGTCTTTAGAGCTCATCAGGATATTAAAGGAGAAAGGGGCGGAGGTCGGCTATAACGACCCCTACCTCCCCTTGGCAGTCAGCCACCGAAGGCATTTTAAAATGCGTTCTACCCCGCTTACGGAGGCGAATATCGGCAAGTACGACTGCGTGCTCATCGCGACCGACCATTCGTGCTACGATTACAGGTGGATAGCGAAAAATAGCAGGCTCGTGGTAGACACCAGGAACGCTACAGCCGGCCTTAAGAGGCGGAATATCGTAAAGGCCTGA
- a CDS encoding choice-of-anchor N protein codes for MLSKLKYVLSTAVAASFLGLAPSISHALPALQLDIEGGSYDYSTKTIVANDDVFTLYAFLNPSRYNDISDLFYLSIAVLPSLEYSDEGASLGSFTINGAPINVTSDMSYGTPPVDETYLKLAETNDWDIGDLEQHEVFPTYFYEYGFYFNENDMTQVYDTMYRAMNGFKTYQDGQMYYAAFSIDTRLLDPEYVIHFDFYNSKVKKTGDDVDITMFAKFSYDAESRKVPEPGTLILLGSGLVGAYLHGRLRRRKS; via the coding sequence ATGCTAAGCAAGCTTAAATATGTTCTGTCCACAGCCGTTGCCGCCTCTTTCCTGGGCCTTGCTCCCTCAATAAGCCATGCGCTTCCGGCCCTTCAGCTCGATATAGAGGGAGGCAGCTACGATTACAGCACAAAGACTATCGTAGCGAACGACGATGTTTTCACATTATATGCATTTCTCAATCCGAGCAGATATAATGATATCTCGGATTTGTTTTACCTTTCGATAGCTGTCCTGCCGTCACTCGAGTATTCCGATGAGGGCGCGAGCCTGGGCTCGTTCACGATAAACGGAGCCCCCATCAATGTCACTTCGGACATGTCGTACGGGACCCCGCCCGTTGACGAGACGTATCTGAAACTGGCTGAGACAAACGATTGGGATATCGGAGACCTGGAGCAGCATGAGGTCTTTCCGACCTACTTCTACGAGTACGGGTTCTATTTCAATGAAAATGACATGACCCAGGTATACGACACGATGTACAGGGCAATGAACGGGTTCAAGACTTACCAGGACGGCCAGATGTACTACGCGGCGTTCTCGATCGATACAAGGCTCCTGGACCCTGAGTATGTCATACATTTCGACTTTTATAACAGCAAGGTGAAAAAAACCGGCGATGACGTGGACATTACCATGTTCGCCAAATTCTCCTATGACGCTGAATCCAGGAAGGTCCCGGAGCCAGGCACCCTTATACTCCTCGGGAGCGGGCTTGTCGGGGCCTATCTGCACGGCCGCCTCAGGAGGAGAAAGAGCTGA